The window ctgatctgctctgattctgaggaaacaatcagtttaaaacgtgtgtttgcgtcatgcaggtttggtaggaacaccgtcagctcacctggctccaccctgtgtcgctccatCGCTGCTGTCGCTTTGgcctctcgtcgtctctgcacgtgttctgattcaacaaaagagagaaatcaaggaagaaatacattttacatacaatttgagagaaaaaaaaaaggttttcttccatgatgagtttccttagctcaggaggagaccttaccagagtcgccagcgagagaccacccacgacatccctcaGCCCAGAGCCCCAGGCCCTGTGgacgcaggtggatggtttcatccacaggatctggtttggggacggcggcctgggaaactcttgattctgcaagagatcaatcgaggaaaagcctcattatcaccattcagatgcagcagcacatctcaaaaaaagacagagtctaattaatttcaattcatgcGAAGAAAACTGACAGCCAGTATTAaaccatgtgttctgattcaacaaaagagagaaatcgattaggagactttaccagagtcgccagctagAGTCGGTTTgacggactccgccggttcAACGGCCTCTACCAgctccagtggcaccactggttctgcaggctccaccggctcctctggctccaccagctgagccactttccctgtcaacagaaaatgtagagtcacagcagtgagaTTGAggggttttatacactgtttaaaacaacaatcagcaaatcaagctgctctgatctgctctgattctgaggaaacaatcaatttaaaacgtgtgtttgcgtcatgcaggtttggttggaacaccgtcagctcacctggctccaccctgtgtcgctccatcgctgctgtcgctctggcctctcgtcgtctctgcacgtgttctgattcaacaaaagagagaaatcaaggaagaaatacattttacatacaatttgagagaaaaaaaaaaaggttttcttccatgatgagtttccttagctcaggaggagaccttaccagagtcgccagcgagagaccacccacgacatccctcaGCCCAGAGCCCCAGGCCCTGTGgacgcaggtggatggtttcatccacaggatctggtttggggacggcggcctgggaaactcttgattctgcaagagatcaatcaaagaaaagcctcattatcaccattcagatgcagcagtacatcacaaaaaaagacagaaattaattaatttcaattcatgcGAAGAAAACTGACAGCCAGTATTAAACCATGttttctgattcaacaaaagagagaaatcgattaggagactttaccagagtcgccagctagAGTCAGTTCGACggactccaccggttcaacCTGCTCTACCAGCTCCAGAGGCatcactggttctgcaggctccaccagctcctctggctccaccagctgagccactttccctgtcaacagaaaatgtagagtcacagcagtgagaTTGAGGGggtttatacactgtttaaaataacaatcagcaaatcaagctgctctgatctgctctgattctgaggaaacaatcaatttaaaacgtgtgtttgcgtcatgcaggtttggtaggaacaccgtcagctcacctggctccaccctgtgtagCTCCatcgctgctgtcgctctggactctcgtcgtctctgcacgtgttctgattcaacaaaagagagaaatcaaggaagaaatacattttacacacagtttgagagaaaaaaaaaaggttttcttccatgatgagtttccttagctcaggaggagaccttaccagagtcgccagcgagagaccacccgCGACATCCCTCAGCCCAGAGCCCCAGGCCCTGTGgacgcaggtggatggtttcatccacaggatctggtttggggacggcggcctgggaaactcttgattctgcaagagatcaatcaaggaaaagcctcattatcaccattcagatgcagcagcacatctcaaaaaaagacagaaattaattaatttcacttaATGCGATTAAAATGACAGCCCAAATTAAACCATGttttctgattcaacaaaagagagaaatcgattaggagactttaccagagtcgccagctagAGTCAGTTCGACggactccaccggttcaacCTGCTCTACCAGCTCCAGAGGCatcactggttctgcaggctccaccagctcctctggctccaccagctgagccactttccctgtcaacagaaaatgtagagtcacagcagtgagtttgaggggttttatacacggtttaaaataacaatcagcaaatcaagctgctctgatctgctctgattctgaggaaacaatcagTTTAAAacgtgtttgcgtcatgcaggtttggtaggaacaccgtcagctcacctggctccaccctgtgtcgctccatcgctgatgtcgctctggtctctcgtcgtctctgcacgtgttctgattcaacaaaagagagaaatcaaggaagaaatcaATTTTatatacaatttgagagaaaaaaaaaggttttcttccatgatgagtttccttagctcaggaggagaccttaccagagtcgccagcgagagaccacccgcgacatccctgagcccagagCCCAAGGCCCTGTGgacgcaggtggatggtttcatccacagggtctggtttggggacggcggcctgggaaactcttgattctgcaagagatcaatcaaggaaaagcctcattatcaccattcagatgcagcagcacatctcaaaaaaagacagagtctaattaatttcaattaatgcgaCAAAAACTGACAGCCGAGGGCTGGACAAATTTTCCATCgcaaaatataccgcggtatatttttattcaataacggtgatataagtttt of the Salarias fasciatus chromosome 18, fSalaFa1.1, whole genome shotgun sequence genome contains:
- the LOC115406136 gene encoding uncharacterized protein LOC115406136 translates to MERHRVEPGKVAQLVEPEELVEPAEPVMPLELVEQVEPVESVELTLAGDSESRVSQAAVPKPDPVDETIHLRPQGLGLWAEGCRGWSLAGDSEHVQRRRESRATAAMELHRVEPGKVAQLVEPEELVEPAEPVMPLELVEQVEPVESVELTLAGDSESRVSQAAVPKPDPVDETIHLRPQGLGLWAEGCRGWSLAGDSEHVQRRREARATAAMERHRVEPGKVAQLVEPEELVEPAEPVMPLELVEQVEPVESVELTLAGDSESRVSQAAVPKPDPVDETIHLRPQGLGLWAEGCRGWSLAGDSEHVQRPRASRATAAMERHRNQWCHWSW